One part of the Arvicanthis niloticus isolate mArvNil1 chromosome 15, mArvNil1.pat.X, whole genome shotgun sequence genome encodes these proteins:
- the Dmtf1 gene encoding cyclin-D-binding Myb-like transcription factor 1 isoform X2 — MSTVEEDSDTVTVETVNSVTLTQDTDGNLILHCPQNDPDEIDSEDSTEPPHKRLCLSSEDDQSIDDSTPCISVVALPLSENDQSFEVTMTATTEVADDELSEGTVTQIQILQNDQLDEISPLGTEEVSAVSQAWFTTKEDKDSLTNKGHKWKQGMWSKEEIDILMNNIERYLKARGIKDATEIIFEMSKDERKDFYRTIAWGLNRPLFAVYRRVLRMYDDRNHVGKYTPEEIEKLKELRIKHGNDWATIGAALGRSASSVKDRCRLMKDTCNTGKWTEEEEKRLAEVVHELTSTEPGDIVTQGVSWAAVAERVGTRSEKQCRSKWLNYLNWKQSGGTEWTKEDEINLILRIAELDVADENDINWDLLAEGWSSVRSPQWLRSKWWTIKRQIANHKDVSFPASTDSPAASVDSETITLNSGTLQTFEILPSFHLQPTGTPGTYLLQTSSSQGLPLTLTTSPTVTLAAAAPASPEQIIVHALSPEHLLNTSDNVTVQCHTPRVIIQTVATEDITSSLSQAELTVDSDLHSSDFPEPPDALEADTFPDEIPQPKMAIQPSFNNVHVSKFSDQNSTELMNSVMVRTEEEIANTDLKQEEPPSDLASAYVTEDLESPSIVHQVHQTIDDETILIVPSPHGFIQASDVIDTESVLPLTTLTDPILQHHQEESNIIGSSLGSPVSEDSKDVEDLVNCH; from the exons ATGAGCACAGTGGAAGAGGATTCTGACACAGTAACAGTAGAAACTGTGAACTCTGTGACGCTTACTCAGGACACAGACGGGAACCTCATTCTGCATTGCCCTCAGAATG ACCCTGATGAAATAGACTCAGAAGACAGTACTGAACCTCCACATAAGAGGTTGTGTTTGTCCTCTGAGGATGATCAGAGCATCGATGACTCTACACCATGCATATCGGTTGTGGCACTCCCAC tttcAGAAAATGATCAGAGCTTTGAGGTGACCATGACGGCAACTACAGAGGTGGCAGATGATGAACTTTCTGAGGGAACTGTGACACAAATTCAG attttacagAATGATCAACTAGATGAAATATCTCCATTGGGTACTGAGGAAGTTTCAGCAGTTAGCCAAGCATGGTTTACAACTAAAGAAGATAAGGATTCTCTCACTAACAAAG GACATAAATGGAAGCAGGGGATGTGGTCCAAGGAAGAAATTGATATTTTAATGAACAACATCGAGCGCTATCTGAAG GCTCGCGGAATAAAAGATGCTACAGAAATCATCTTTGAGATGTCAAAAGACGAAAGAAAAGATTTCTACAGGACTATAGCGTGGGGGCTGAACCGGCCTTTGTTTGCAGTTTATAGAAGAGTCCTGCGCATGTATGATGACAGGAACCATGTGGGAAA atACACTCCTGAAGAAATTGAGAAGCTCAAAGA GCTCCGGATAAAGCATGGCAATGACTGGGCAACAATAGGGGCGGCCCTAGGAAGGAGTGCCTCTTCCGTCAAGGACCGCTGCCGGCTGATGAAGGATACCTGCAACACAG GGAAAtggacagaagaagaagaaaagagacttgCAGAGGTAGTTCATGAATTAACAAGCACGGAGCCGGGGGATATCGTCACACAGGGTGTGTCTTGGGCAGCTGTAGCTGAAAGAGTGGGTACCCGCTCAGAAAAGCAATGCCGTTCTAAATGGCTCAACTACCTGAACTGGAAACAGAGTGGAGGTACTGAATGGACCAAGGAAGATGAAATCAATCTCATCCTAAG GATAGCTGAGCTTGACGTAGCCGATGAAAATGACATAAACTGGGATCTTTTAGCTGAGGGATGGAGCAGTGTCCGTTCACCACAGTGGCTTCGAAGTAAATGGTGGACCATCAAAAGGCAAATTGCAAACCATAAGGATGTTTCGTTTCCTG CTTCAACAGACTCCCCTGCTGCTTCTGTTGACTCAGAAACAATAACACTAAACAGTGGAACACTACAAACATTTGAGATTCTTCCA tctttccATTTACAGCCCACTGGTACTCCAGGCACCTACCTTCTTCAAACAAGCTCGAGTCAAGGCCTTCCCCTAACCCTGACCACAAGCCCCACAGTAACCCTGGCAGCGGCTGCTCCTGCTTCTCCTGAGCAGATCATTGTTCATGCTTTATCT CCAGAACACCTGTTGAACACAAGCGACAATGTCACAGTTCAGTGTCACACACCAAGAGTCATCATTCAAACGGTTGCTACAGAGGACATCACTTCTTCACTATCCCAAGCAGAACTGACAGTTGACAGTGATCTTCATTCATCTGATTTTCCTGAGCCTCCAGACGCACTAGAAGCAGACACGTTCCCAGATGAAATTCCTCAGCCTAAGATGGCTATACAACCATCATTTAATAATGTTCACGTGTCTAAATTCAGCGACCAAAATAGCACAGAACTGATGAATAGTGTCATGGTCAGAACAGAGGAAGAAATCGCCAACACTGACCTTAAGCAGGAAGAACCGCCTTCTGACTTAGCCAGTGCTTATGTTACTGAG gaTTTAGAGTCTCCCAGTATAGTACACCAAGTTCATCAGACAATTGATGATGAAACAATACTTATTGTTCCTTCACCACATGGCTTTATCCAGGCATCTGATGTTATAGATACTGAATCTGTCTTGCCTTTGACAACACTAACAG ATCCTATACTCCAGCACCATCAGGAAGAATCGAATATAATCGGGTCATCTTTGGGCAGCCCTGTTTCAGAAGACTCAAAGGATGTTGAGGACTTGGTGAACTGTCACTAG
- the Dmtf1 gene encoding cyclin-D-binding Myb-like transcription factor 1 isoform X1 has product MSTVEEDSDTVTVETVNSVTLTQDTDGNLILHCPQNDPDEIDSEDSTEPPHKRLCLSSEDDQSIDDSTPCISVVALPLSENDQSFEVTMTATTEVADDELSEGTVTQIQILQNDQLDEISPLGTEEVSAVSQAWFTTKEDKDSLTNKGHKWKQGMWSKEEIDILMNNIERYLKARGIKDATEIIFEMSKDERKDFYRTIAWGLNRPLFAVYRRVLRMYDDRNHVGKYTPEEIEKLKELRIKHGNDWATIGAALGRSASSVKDRCRLMKDTCNTGKWTEEEEKRLAEVVHELTSTEPGDIVTQGVSWAAVAERVGTRSEKQCRSKWLNYLNWKQSGGTEWTKEDEINLILRIAELDVADENDINWDLLAEGWSSVRSPQWLRSKWWTIKRQIANHKDVSFPVLIKGLKQLHENQKNNPVLLENKSGSGVPNSNCNSSVQHVQIRVARLEDNTAISPSPMAALQIPVQITHVSSTDSPAASVDSETITLNSGTLQTFEILPSFHLQPTGTPGTYLLQTSSSQGLPLTLTTSPTVTLAAAAPASPEQIIVHALSPEHLLNTSDNVTVQCHTPRVIIQTVATEDITSSLSQAELTVDSDLHSSDFPEPPDALEADTFPDEIPQPKMAIQPSFNNVHVSKFSDQNSTELMNSVMVRTEEEIANTDLKQEEPPSDLASAYVTEDLESPSIVHQVHQTIDDETILIVPSPHGFIQASDVIDTESVLPLTTLTDPILQHHQEESNIIGSSLGSPVSEDSKDVEDLVNCH; this is encoded by the exons ATGAGCACAGTGGAAGAGGATTCTGACACAGTAACAGTAGAAACTGTGAACTCTGTGACGCTTACTCAGGACACAGACGGGAACCTCATTCTGCATTGCCCTCAGAATG ACCCTGATGAAATAGACTCAGAAGACAGTACTGAACCTCCACATAAGAGGTTGTGTTTGTCCTCTGAGGATGATCAGAGCATCGATGACTCTACACCATGCATATCGGTTGTGGCACTCCCAC tttcAGAAAATGATCAGAGCTTTGAGGTGACCATGACGGCAACTACAGAGGTGGCAGATGATGAACTTTCTGAGGGAACTGTGACACAAATTCAG attttacagAATGATCAACTAGATGAAATATCTCCATTGGGTACTGAGGAAGTTTCAGCAGTTAGCCAAGCATGGTTTACAACTAAAGAAGATAAGGATTCTCTCACTAACAAAG GACATAAATGGAAGCAGGGGATGTGGTCCAAGGAAGAAATTGATATTTTAATGAACAACATCGAGCGCTATCTGAAG GCTCGCGGAATAAAAGATGCTACAGAAATCATCTTTGAGATGTCAAAAGACGAAAGAAAAGATTTCTACAGGACTATAGCGTGGGGGCTGAACCGGCCTTTGTTTGCAGTTTATAGAAGAGTCCTGCGCATGTATGATGACAGGAACCATGTGGGAAA atACACTCCTGAAGAAATTGAGAAGCTCAAAGA GCTCCGGATAAAGCATGGCAATGACTGGGCAACAATAGGGGCGGCCCTAGGAAGGAGTGCCTCTTCCGTCAAGGACCGCTGCCGGCTGATGAAGGATACCTGCAACACAG GGAAAtggacagaagaagaagaaaagagacttgCAGAGGTAGTTCATGAATTAACAAGCACGGAGCCGGGGGATATCGTCACACAGGGTGTGTCTTGGGCAGCTGTAGCTGAAAGAGTGGGTACCCGCTCAGAAAAGCAATGCCGTTCTAAATGGCTCAACTACCTGAACTGGAAACAGAGTGGAGGTACTGAATGGACCAAGGAAGATGAAATCAATCTCATCCTAAG GATAGCTGAGCTTGACGTAGCCGATGAAAATGACATAAACTGGGATCTTTTAGCTGAGGGATGGAGCAGTGTCCGTTCACCACAGTGGCTTCGAAGTAAATGGTGGACCATCAAAAGGCAAATTGCAAACCATAAGGATGTTTCGTTTCCTG TCTTAATAAAAGGTCTTAAACAGTTACATGAGaaccaaaaaaacaacccagTGCTTTTGGAGAATAAATCAGGATCTGGAGTTCCAAACAGTAATTGCAATTCCAGTGTACAGCATGTTCAGATCAGAGTCGCCCGCTTGGAAGATAatacagccatctctccaagccccatGGCAGCGTTGCAGATTCCAGTCCAGATCACCCACGTCT CTTCAACAGACTCCCCTGCTGCTTCTGTTGACTCAGAAACAATAACACTAAACAGTGGAACACTACAAACATTTGAGATTCTTCCA tctttccATTTACAGCCCACTGGTACTCCAGGCACCTACCTTCTTCAAACAAGCTCGAGTCAAGGCCTTCCCCTAACCCTGACCACAAGCCCCACAGTAACCCTGGCAGCGGCTGCTCCTGCTTCTCCTGAGCAGATCATTGTTCATGCTTTATCT CCAGAACACCTGTTGAACACAAGCGACAATGTCACAGTTCAGTGTCACACACCAAGAGTCATCATTCAAACGGTTGCTACAGAGGACATCACTTCTTCACTATCCCAAGCAGAACTGACAGTTGACAGTGATCTTCATTCATCTGATTTTCCTGAGCCTCCAGACGCACTAGAAGCAGACACGTTCCCAGATGAAATTCCTCAGCCTAAGATGGCTATACAACCATCATTTAATAATGTTCACGTGTCTAAATTCAGCGACCAAAATAGCACAGAACTGATGAATAGTGTCATGGTCAGAACAGAGGAAGAAATCGCCAACACTGACCTTAAGCAGGAAGAACCGCCTTCTGACTTAGCCAGTGCTTATGTTACTGAG gaTTTAGAGTCTCCCAGTATAGTACACCAAGTTCATCAGACAATTGATGATGAAACAATACTTATTGTTCCTTCACCACATGGCTTTATCCAGGCATCTGATGTTATAGATACTGAATCTGTCTTGCCTTTGACAACACTAACAG ATCCTATACTCCAGCACCATCAGGAAGAATCGAATATAATCGGGTCATCTTTGGGCAGCCCTGTTTCAGAAGACTCAAAGGATGTTGAGGACTTGGTGAACTGTCACTAG